A window of Candidatus Neomarinimicrobiota bacterium contains these coding sequences:
- a CDS encoding D-tyrosyl-tRNA(Tyr) deacylase, with protein sequence MIAVIQRAKSGSVTVDKKKIGKIDHGFVILLGVTDTDEESDADYLTDKISNLRVFNDENEKMNLSIQDVNGSVLVISQFTLCGDTRKGRRPSFIHAAPPEKGNALYEYFMDQLKTKGVPVESGEFGAMMDVALVNDGPVTFVLDSKSS encoded by the coding sequence TTGATCGCTGTGATTCAACGGGCCAAATCCGGCTCTGTTACTGTTGACAAAAAAAAAATCGGAAAAATTGACCATGGCTTTGTGATTCTACTTGGTGTGACCGATACAGATGAAGAATCAGACGCCGATTATTTAACTGATAAAATATCAAACCTCCGCGTATTCAATGATGAGAATGAAAAAATGAACCTATCGATTCAAGATGTAAATGGTTCAGTATTGGTCATCAGCCAGTTTACCCTTTGTGGTGATACACGAAAAGGCCGCCGCCCAAGTTTCATCCACGCCGCACCACCAGAAAAAGGGAATGCCCTTTATGAATATTTTATGGATCAACTAAAGACAAAAGGCGTGCCGGTAGAGTCGGGTGAATTCGGTGCCATGATGGATGTAGCTTTGGTGAATGACGGGCCCGTGACTTTTGTTTTAGATAGTAAATCCTCCTGA
- a CDS encoding cobalamin B12-binding domain-containing protein: MERKIRILMAKPGLDGHDRGIKVLAAAYRDAGMEVIYLGLRQTPEMIVSAALQEDADVIALSSLNNAHMTIFPNVLNLMKDKGLDDVLLVGGGIIPKKDVTELEGLGMGKLFGPGTPVQDTVDYITNWVSENRR, translated from the coding sequence ATGGAACGAAAAATAAGAATACTCATGGCCAAGCCCGGGCTGGACGGTCACGATCGGGGCATTAAAGTTCTCGCCGCCGCCTATCGCGACGCAGGGATGGAAGTCATTTATTTAGGTCTGCGTCAAACGCCGGAAATGATTGTTTCCGCGGCCCTTCAAGAAGATGCGGATGTGATTGCACTCTCTAGCCTGAACAATGCCCACATGACCATTTTCCCCAATGTCTTAAATCTCATGAAGGATAAAGGACTGGATGATGTGCTCCTCGTTGGGGGCGGTATTATTCCAAAAAAAGATGTAACCGAACTGGAAGGATTGGGTATGGGAAAATTATTCGGTCCCGGCACACCTGTTCAAGATACGGTGGACTATATTACCAATTGGGTTTCGGAGAATCGTCGTTAA
- a CDS encoding class I SAM-dependent methyltransferase — protein sequence MKIQMYNNPALYNACTNHKIDDIPFYQYWAKEANGSILELACGTGRVAKPLLDKGYNYTGLDLSPVFIDHCKSKYPNGQFITSDMRDFNLGQKFDLISIPFNSFLHLYTEDEMNRCLKSAQNHLAKNGQFLLDIFVPDPEFLYRDPNKRYEEMTITHPQGGECIIWQKNQYDEDTEINHIHWFFDRGNGGPQDEDEFDMRMIYPDTMDRLLTDSGFTIEEKWGDYDGEAFDETSLLQLYICSRRL from the coding sequence ATGAAAATCCAAATGTATAACAATCCCGCTCTTTATAATGCCTGCACGAATCACAAAATAGATGATATTCCTTTTTATCAATATTGGGCAAAAGAGGCGAATGGTTCAATTCTGGAATTGGCTTGCGGAACCGGCCGAGTGGCGAAACCCCTATTAGATAAGGGGTACAATTATACTGGCTTGGACTTAAGTCCTGTTTTTATTGACCACTGCAAATCGAAATATCCTAATGGCCAATTCATCACCAGCGATATGCGGGACTTTAATCTTGGCCAAAAATTTGATTTAATCTCTATTCCTTTTAATTCGTTTCTCCATCTATATACTGAAGATGAAATGAACCGATGTTTGAAATCGGCCCAGAACCACTTAGCCAAAAATGGCCAATTTCTCTTGGATATATTTGTCCCGGACCCGGAATTTCTTTACCGTGATCCAAACAAGAGATATGAAGAAATGACTATCACCCATCCACAAGGTGGCGAATGTATCATTTGGCAAAAAAACCAATATGACGAAGATACAGAGATTAACCACATTCACTGGTTTTTTGATCGAGGTAATGGCGGGCCACAAGATGAAGATGAATTTGATATGCGTATGATCTATCCCGACACGATGGACAGATTACTTACGGATTCGGGATTCACCATAGAAGAAAAATGGGGCGACTATGATGGGGAGGCATTTGATGAAACTAGCCTCCTACAACTCTATATTTGCTCAAGGAGATTGTAA